The segment GCGCTTGCCGCCTTTCGCCAAGAGGTGAGCCAGTTGGTGCAGCGCCTGACGGCCGACAGTCAGCAAGCTCGCACGGCATTGGCGCAAAGTAGCGCCGAGCAAACAGCCCATGTGCAGCAGCGCTTTGAAGCGCTGGCCGAAACCACGCGCGGCACGCTGGACTCTCTCAAGGGCGATATTCAGCAACAACTCACCCACATGAGCACCAATATGGGCGCTGCGCTGAAAGATCAGCTGGGCAGCAATGGCGAGCAATTGCGCCACCAATTTGCCGTGCTGCAAGACGCGGTGAGCCAGCAGCTAGGCGCTTTGACGCAGGGCCAGCAAACCTCGGCAGAGCAGCTGCGCGGCACGCTCAATGAGCGGCTTGCCACTATCCAGCACGATAACGCCACCAAGCTCGAAGAGATGCGCCGCACGGTGGATGAAAAGCTGCACGCCACGCTGGAGCAGCGACTGGGCGAGTCATTCAAGCAAGTCAGCGACCGGCTCGAGCAGGTTCACAAAGGCTTGGGCGAGATGCAGACGCTGGCCGGCAGCGTAGGTGACCTCAAACGTGTGATGACCAATGTGAAGTCACGCGGCACTTGGGGCGAGATGCAGCTGGGCAACATCATCGACAACGTGCTCACGCCTGATCAATACGCCAAGAACGTCAAGACCGTTCCGGGCAGCGATGAGCTGGTGGAGTTTGCGATTCGCCTGCCGGGTCGCAATGACGAGCAGCCGGTGTGGCTGCCTATGGATGCCAAATACCCGGTGGAGCATTACCAGCGCCTGCAGGATGCGCAGGATGGCGCTGACCGTGTGGCGATTCTTGCTGCTGGTAATGCGTTTGAGACTTCGATTCGTGCCGAGGCCAAAAAGATTGCCAGCAAGTACATCGCCCCGCCATTCACCACAGACTTTGCCGTGATGTATCTGCCCACTGAAGGCTTGTTTGCCGAAGTGCTGCGCCGCCCTGGTTTGGTCGAGGCATTGCAAAACGACAGCCGCATCGTCGTCACCGGCCCAGCCAATTTGGCAGCCATGCTCAACAGTTTGCAGATGGGCTTTAAGACGCTGGCGATTGAAAAGCGATCGTCTGAAGTTTGGGGGGTGCTGGCTCAGGTCAAGACCGAGTTTGGAAAATTTGGCGATGTGGTGGATGCAGCCCGTAAATCCATTGATGCAGCAGCGCGCAAATTCGATCAAGTAGGAGTGCGCACGCGTGCCATTCAGCGGCAGCTGCGCGATGTTCAGGCCCTGCCAGATAGTGAGCTGGAAGTGAGTAGGCAGGACGTGAGTGGGCAAGAAGATGGTGAGACGCAAAATGGTGGCCTGCAAGAGGGCGCCCCGCAGTTGCTCAATCCAGCGCCGAACAAAGATCAGGTCGGTCACGAGGACGACGAATGAACGCAGCCTTGCTGCGCCTGATCTTGGCGCAAGTGTGCATTCACGGAAGTATGACGGGCATGCGTATGGCCACGCCGCTGCTGGCGCTCAAAGAAGGCTATAGCGCGGCGGCAGTGGGTATGCTGCTGGCGCTGTTTGCATTAACGCAGGTGTTTTTGTCTTTGCCGGCGGGCCGCTATGCAGACCGCCACGGGCTCAAGCGTCCGCTCATCATTAGCGTGGTGGCGGCCAGCCTTGGGGCAGGGCTTGCCGCAGCGCTCCCCACCTATCCAGTGATGTGCCTGAGCGCGCTGCTGACGGGTGGAGCTTCGGGCACGGCCTTGATTGCTTTGCAGCGACATGTGGGCCGCATGGCGCACAACACAGATGAGTTGCGCAAAGTCTTTAGTTGGTTGGCCATTGGCCCAGCCTTCTCTAATTTTCTGGGGCCGTTTGCGGCGGGCTTGCTGATCGACTATGCGGGTGGTGAAGCCGCAAGCGAGACGGGTTTTAGAGCAGCCTTTTTGCTGCTGGCCTTGATGCCACTGGCGGCATGGCTTTGGGCGCGTACGGTGCAAGAGCAACCGTCGAAAGAGGCGGCCCACACCGATAAAAAAGCGACTGCGTGGGACTTGGTGCAAAACCGCGGATTTAGGCGTTTGCTGCTGCTGAACTGGGCGCTGTCATCGTGCTGGGATGTGCATACCTTTGTGGTGCCAATTTTGGGGCACGAGCGCGGTCTGCCTGCATCGGTTATAGGCACTATCTTGGGTGCATTCGCCATCGCCGCTGCGGTCATTCGCATGCTTGTGCCCATCGTCACGCGCCATCTGGCGGAGTGGCAGGTGGTTCTGAGCGCCATGGCGGCGGCTTGTGCGCTGTTTATCCTCTACCCCTTCATGCCCGGTGCATGGAGTATGGGCGCATGCTCGGTGGTGCTTGGCTTGGTGCTGGGCTCTGTGCAGCCCATGGTGATGAGCATGATTCACCAGATCACGCCTGCGCACCGGCATGGTGAGGCTTTAGGGCTGCGCATGATGGCGATTAACGGCTCTAGCGTTGTGATGCCTATTTTGTTTGGCTCGCTAGGCGCTGTGGTGGGTGTCTCAGCCCTTTTTTGGGCTGTTGGCGTCGTGGTTGGCGCATCAACAAGGCTGCCTTGGCTGATTGGGCGTGAGGACATGCCTAATGATTGGCAGCAGCATTAGCCCTGCAGCCCCATAAAAATAGCGCCTTAGGATTAACTAAGGCGCTATTTTTTTATGACGTTTTTTAGAGCTCTTCTACGCGGCGAGCTGGGTAGCTGTCCCAGCTCTGGCAGCCGGGGCAGTGCCAGAAATGGGTGCGAGCCTCAAAGCCGCAGGCCGCACAGCGGTAGCGGGTCAAAGGCTTGGTTGCGTGATTAAGGGCTTTTTGGACCGTGGCGTGATATTGCTCTTCACTCAGTACTTCACTTTCAAGCCATTGCGCTGCAGCCACCAAAGAAGACTCACGCTCCAAGTGCTTGACCAGGCGCAGGCGGCCGGGTGCATCAGGCTGGCTGCTTTTTTTGTCCAAAGCCACCAAGGCTTGCAGCAAGTCAAGCGATGGCGCTTGCTCATAGTGCTTAAGCAGCAGGGTGCGTGCTTGCTCTACCTCTGACGTGGCTTCGGCGACCTCAACTATCAAGCTGGCGGCCAAAGGCAGGGCAGCAGGGCTGTTCTGCGCCATGGCCTGCAGACTAATCAATGCTTGTGCAGACTGGCCTTGGCGGTGTTGCAGCTGGGCCAGCTCAAGCCGTGGGCGAGGCGCTTGTGGTGCGGTTTCAAGTGCTTGTTGCAGCTGTGAAAATGCCTTGTCGAGCTGCCCGTTGGCGACTTGCGCTTGCGCGTCTTCGCACAAATAGTGGGCCAACCGTGTGCTGAAGTCGCCCTGGCCGGCGGCTTGCATCTTGCGCACGATGGCAGCGGCCTGCGCCCAGTCGCGTGAGCGTTCGTAAATAGCCAGCAGGGAAAGGCGCGCTTCGCCTTCGTACTGCGTGCCTTCTAGGCGGCTGAGAGCTTCTTCGGCGCGATCTAACAAACCGGCTTTGAGAAAGTCTTGCGCCAGAGCATGCTGGGCACGCTCGCGGTCGGGGCGCGAGAGGTCGGCGCGACTTAAAAGGTGCTCGTGAACCCGAACAGCGCGGTTGTACTCGCCGCGGCGGCGAAACAGGTTACCCAGTGCAAAGTGCAGCTCGGTGGTGTCGGGGTCGTTTTGCACGGCTTCGATAAAGGCATCAATGGCTTTGTCTTGCTGCTCATTGAGCAAAAAGTTCAGGCCCTTGAAGTACGCCTTGGGCGCTTGACGGTTGTCGGCACGCACTTGGCGCAAATCCCAGCGAGAAGCCAGCCAGCCCAGCACAAAGGCTACGGGCAGGCCCAGCAAAATCCAAGTCAGATTAAATTCCATGAACGTCGCTTGGAGAAAGGGTTGAAGAAGAGCTCTGCTCTGCGCCTGCAGGTGTTGGGGGCGCGCTGGTGGTGGTCTGTTGGGTTGCCTGAGCTTCGCGGGCCGCCGCGCGGTGCTTGAGCCAGCGCGGCACCATGCCGAGCACGCCCACAAACAAACCCAGCGTAAACGCCGTCAACACCACCAGTACCAGCGGAGCAGTCCAAGCCGTGCCAAAGAAAAAATGCACGGTGCTGTCTTGCTGGTTGTTCAGTGCGAACGCAAACAGAGTGAAAAAAATGGCTGCCTTGAGCAGCCACAGCAGGTATTTCATGCTTCCCCTTGTGCCTCTTGTGTGACGGGGAGATTTTAGGCCAGCCTGTGTGTAGGCTGGTCATTAGCGTAAAGAGTTAAGCGAGTTAGGCGTAAAAGACGCCTGATACCTTAGGCCTTGGGCCTCGAGAATTACGCCGTTGGCTGTTGTGCAGCTGTTGTGTCGCCGGTCTTCAAGTTGTCTACGGCCTCGCGCAGGGCTTTACCTGGTTTGAAGTGAGGAACACGCTTGGAGGGGACTTGCACGGATTCGCCGGAGCGCGGATTGCGGCCGATGCGGGGCTGGCGGTGATTAATGGCAAAGCTGCCAAAACCGCGAATTTCAATGCGCTGACCGCGCACTAAAGCATCACTGACGGCATCCAGAATGGTTTTGACGGCCTGCTCGGCATCACGTTGGTTGAGTTGGCCAAATTGGGCGGCAAGTTCTTCTACGAGATCGGATCGGGTCATCGGACTGCTGAAACTAGGTTGAAAACAACAACGGGCGCACAGGGCGCCCGTTGTCTTTGACGCTTAGCGGTCGATCAGGCGAGCTGACCGACCAGCTGAGACAAGATTACTTGTTGTCTGCGTCCAGCTTGGCGCGCAGCAGAGCGCCCAGGCTGGTGGTACCAGCGTTTTCCTTGGAGGACTGCACCGACAGAGAAGCCATAGCTGTCTGCTGTTCAGCGTGATCCTTTTGCTTGATCGACAGTTGGATGTTGCGGCTCTTGCGATCCACGTTCACCACTACTGCAGTCACTTCGTCGCCTTCCTTCAGCACGGAGCGAGCATCTTCCACGCGGTCCACCGAGATTTCGGAGGCACGCAGGTAGCCGATGATCTCTTCGCCCAGGTCGATTTCAGCGCCCTTAGCGTCCACAGTCTTGACCTTACCGGTCACGATCTGGCCCTTGTCGTTCACGGTTGTGAACGTGGTGAAGGGATCGCTGTCCAGCTGCTTGATGCCCAGGGAGATGCGCTCGCGCTCAACGTCCACAGCCAACACGATAGCTTCGACTTCTTGGCCCTTCTTGTAGTTACGAACAGCGGCTTCGCCGGTTTCGTTCCAAGACAGGTCAGACAGGTGCACCAGGCCGTCGATACCGGCAGCCAGACCCACGAACACGCCGAAGTCGGTGATGGACTTGATAGGGCCCTTCACGCGGTCGCCGCGCTTGGTGTTCTGAGCGAAATCTTGCCAAGGGTTAGCCTTGCACTGCTTCATGCCCAGGGAGATGCGACGCTTGTCTTCGTCGATTTCCAGAACCATGACTTCGACTTCGTCGCCCAGGGACACGAGCTTGGTAGGAGCAATGTTCTTGTTGGTCCAGTCCATTTCGGAAACGTGCACCAGGCCTTCAATGCCGGGTTCCAGTTCCACGAATGCGCCGTAGTCAGCAATGTTGGTGACCTTACCGAACAGGCGAGTAGCCGATGGGTAGCGGCGAGCAACGCCCATCCAAGGATCATCACCCATTTGCTTCAGACCCAGAGACACGCGGTTCTTTTCGGTGTCGAACTTCAGGATCTTGGCCATGATTTCTTGACCAGCTGTCACCACTTCGGATGGGTGACGCACGCGACGCCATGCCATGTCAGTGATGTGCAGCAGGCCGTCGATACCGCCCAGGTCCACGAACGCACCGTATTCGGTGATGTTCTTCACAACGCCTTGAACAATGGAGCCTTCCTTCAGGGTTTCCATCAGCTTGGCGCGTTCTTCGCCCATGGAAGCTTCCACCACAGCGCGGCGCGACAGCACCACGTTGTTGCGCTTGCGATCCAGCTTGATGACCTTGAATTCCAGGGTCTTGTTTTCGTAAGGAGTCAGGTCCTTGATGGGACGTGTGTCGATCAGCGAACCGGGCAGGAATGCGCGGATGCCGTTGACCAGAACGGTCAGGCCGCCCTTGACCTTGCCGGAAGTAGTACCGGTCACGAATTCGCCGGACTCCAGCGCCTTTTCCAGGGACAACCACGAAGCCAAACGCTTAGCGGTGTCGCGGGACAGGATGGTGTCGCCGTAGCCGTTTTCGATGGAGCCGATGGCCACGGAAACGAAGTCACCCACTTGGACTTCAACTTCGCCCTGGTCGTTCTTGAACTCGTCGAGGGGCACGTAGGCTTCCGACTTCAGGCCAGCATTCACCACCACGAAGTTGTGCTCAACGCGAACAACTTCAGCAGTGATAACTTCGCCGGGACGCATTTCGGTGCGTGTCAACGACTCTTCAAAAAGGGCGGCAAAAGATTCAGACATTTATTTCCTTGACCGCAAACAGGTTTCCGTCAGCACTATTGCCAAACGTTTTTAAGGCTGAATGCGGGGGTGCGGGTTTTTAAAGCCCACGGGTTAAAGGTTAACAACCTTGCTGCTGACTTTGCGATCTGCAGAGCCTGACACCAAGGGCAACTTGTTAGCTGTGAGGCTGAGTCTGATAAATCAAGCTCGGCCAAACGGCTGACGTTCTTGCCACCACGAAAGCACTTGGGCAACCACTTGATCAATGGTCATCTCAGAGCTGTCGAGCTGCAAAGAATCTTCGGCTGGCTTGAGTGGCGCAGTGCTGCGATTCATATCGCGCGCGTCGCGTGCTTCAAGGTCTGCCAAAAGGGTGGATATATTAGCTGAAATCCCTTTGGAAATCAATTGTTTATGGCGCCGCTCTGCGCGGCACTGGGCAGAAGCCCATAAATAGACCTTCAGCGGCGCATGGGGAAAGATCACCGTACCCATGTCGCGGCCATCGGCAACCAAGCCGGGGAGCTGCTGAAATGACAGTTGCAGGTTGACCAGTGCACTGCGCACCGCAGGCAGGGCAGAGACGCGCGAGGCATTCATGCCGGCTGCTTCGCTGCGAATGGCCAGACTGATGTCTTCATCGCCTAGCCACACGCGTTGCTGCGCGTCAAAGCGCACGGGCATTTCCATGGCCATTTCGGCAATGGTTTCTTCGTTGGAGTCGTCAAGCGCAAGGCCTGCGCGCGACGCGGCAAGGCCTGTGATACGGTAGAGCGCGCCCGAGTCCAGCAAGCCGTAGCCCAGCGCTTTGGCGACTTCGGCCGCAATCGTGCCCTTGCCTGAGGCCGTGGGGCCATCAATGCAGATCACGGGAATGCGGCTACGCTCGTAGTG is part of the Comamonas sp. Y33R10-2 genome and harbors:
- the rmuC gene encoding DNA recombination protein RmuC, with the translated sequence MWWLGLAAVAVLIVVLLLLLLWRLQGLRQLSELALGPEPMRLQAQLLQGLHALDVRLQQLERSSQSTQLTVAKSDGALDRVTQHVQTQLGQTQQDALAARREQATALAAFRQEVSQLVQRLTADSQQARTALAQSSAEQTAHVQQRFEALAETTRGTLDSLKGDIQQQLTHMSTNMGAALKDQLGSNGEQLRHQFAVLQDAVSQQLGALTQGQQTSAEQLRGTLNERLATIQHDNATKLEEMRRTVDEKLHATLEQRLGESFKQVSDRLEQVHKGLGEMQTLAGSVGDLKRVMTNVKSRGTWGEMQLGNIIDNVLTPDQYAKNVKTVPGSDELVEFAIRLPGRNDEQPVWLPMDAKYPVEHYQRLQDAQDGADRVAILAAGNAFETSIRAEAKKIASKYIAPPFTTDFAVMYLPTEGLFAEVLRRPGLVEALQNDSRIVVTGPANLAAMLNSLQMGFKTLAIEKRSSEVWGVLAQVKTEFGKFGDVVDAARKSIDAAARKFDQVGVRTRAIQRQLRDVQALPDSELEVSRQDVSGQEDGETQNGGLQEGAPQLLNPAPNKDQVGHEDDE
- a CDS encoding MFS transporter, which produces MNAALLRLILAQVCIHGSMTGMRMATPLLALKEGYSAAAVGMLLALFALTQVFLSLPAGRYADRHGLKRPLIISVVAASLGAGLAAALPTYPVMCLSALLTGGASGTALIALQRHVGRMAHNTDELRKVFSWLAIGPAFSNFLGPFAAGLLIDYAGGEAASETGFRAAFLLLALMPLAAWLWARTVQEQPSKEAAHTDKKATAWDLVQNRGFRRLLLLNWALSSCWDVHTFVVPILGHERGLPASVIGTILGAFAIAAAVIRMLVPIVTRHLAEWQVVLSAMAAACALFILYPFMPGAWSMGACSVVLGLVLGSVQPMVMSMIHQITPAHRHGEALGLRMMAINGSSVVMPILFGSLGAVVGVSALFWAVGVVVGASTRLPWLIGREDMPNDWQQH
- the lapB gene encoding lipopolysaccharide assembly protein LapB, giving the protein MEFNLTWILLGLPVAFVLGWLASRWDLRQVRADNRQAPKAYFKGLNFLLNEQQDKAIDAFIEAVQNDPDTTELHFALGNLFRRRGEYNRAVRVHEHLLSRADLSRPDRERAQHALAQDFLKAGLLDRAEEALSRLEGTQYEGEARLSLLAIYERSRDWAQAAAIVRKMQAAGQGDFSTRLAHYLCEDAQAQVANGQLDKAFSQLQQALETAPQAPRPRLELAQLQHRQGQSAQALISLQAMAQNSPAALPLAASLIVEVAEATSEVEQARTLLLKHYEQAPSLDLLQALVALDKKSSQPDAPGRLRLVKHLERESSLVAAAQWLESEVLSEEQYHATVQKALNHATKPLTRYRCAACGFEARTHFWHCPGCQSWDSYPARRVEEL
- a CDS encoding lipopolysaccharide assembly LapA domain-containing protein encodes the protein MKYLLWLLKAAIFFTLFAFALNNQQDSTVHFFFGTAWTAPLVLVVLTAFTLGLFVGVLGMVPRWLKHRAAAREAQATQQTTTSAPPTPAGAEQSSSSTLSPSDVHGI
- a CDS encoding integration host factor subunit beta; the protein is MTRSDLVEELAAQFGQLNQRDAEQAVKTILDAVSDALVRGQRIEIRGFGSFAINHRQPRIGRNPRSGESVQVPSKRVPHFKPGKALREAVDNLKTGDTTAAQQPTA
- the rpsA gene encoding 30S ribosomal protein S1; amino-acid sequence: MSESFAALFEESLTRTEMRPGEVITAEVVRVEHNFVVVNAGLKSEAYVPLDEFKNDQGEVEVQVGDFVSVAIGSIENGYGDTILSRDTAKRLASWLSLEKALESGEFVTGTTSGKVKGGLTVLVNGIRAFLPGSLIDTRPIKDLTPYENKTLEFKVIKLDRKRNNVVLSRRAVVEASMGEERAKLMETLKEGSIVQGVVKNITEYGAFVDLGGIDGLLHITDMAWRRVRHPSEVVTAGQEIMAKILKFDTEKNRVSLGLKQMGDDPWMGVARRYPSATRLFGKVTNIADYGAFVELEPGIEGLVHVSEMDWTNKNIAPTKLVSLGDEVEVMVLEIDEDKRRISLGMKQCKANPWQDFAQNTKRGDRVKGPIKSITDFGVFVGLAAGIDGLVHLSDLSWNETGEAAVRNYKKGQEVEAIVLAVDVERERISLGIKQLDSDPFTTFTTVNDKGQIVTGKVKTVDAKGAEIDLGEEIIGYLRASEISVDRVEDARSVLKEGDEVTAVVVNVDRKSRNIQLSIKQKDHAEQQTAMASLSVQSSKENAGTTSLGALLRAKLDADNK